A genomic window from Triticum urartu cultivar G1812 chromosome 7, Tu2.1, whole genome shotgun sequence includes:
- the LOC125521435 gene encoding probable 6-phosphogluconolactonase 3, chloroplastic, giving the protein MSTATGAAASNSLSPTTSRRSSPSSRILTTPRGSLSCRLLSSSPSQSPLGPVSAMASPGAAGEAASRKKLLIFDAEKDLAASLAEHAAGLSEKFAAERSAFTVVLSGGSLIKALRKLAEPPYLEAVDWSRWHVFWADERVVPKDHADSNYKLAMDEFLSKVPVPANQVYAMNDALSVEGAADDYENCLKQLIKNGVIAVSPVTGFPKFDLMLLGMGPDGHIASLFPGHPIVNENQKLVTYVKDSPKPPPERITFTFPVINSSAHIALMVTGAGKAGAVHKALSANESSSDLLPVEMVEPQDGEMTWFTDKPAMSMLSRI; this is encoded by the exons ATGTCCACCGCCACCGGCGCAGCCGCCTCGAACTCCCTCTCCCCCACCACCAGCCGGCGATCATCGCCATCTTCCAGGATCCTGACGACCCCTCGCGGATCTCTTTCTTGCAGACTACTATCCTCTTCCCCATCGCAATCTCCCCTCGGCCCGGTCTCTGCCATGGCCTCCCCGGGCGCTGCTGGCGAGGCGGCTTCCAGGAAGAAGCTTCTCATATTCGACGCCGAGAAGGACCTGGCGGCGTCTCTGGCCGAGCACGCGGCGGGACTGTCGGAGAAGTTCGCCGCCGAGAGGAGCGCTTTCACAGTCGTGCTTTCCGGCGGCTCTCTCATCAAAGCTCTGAG GAAACTGGCTGAGCCGCCGTACCTGGAGGCGGTGGACTGGAGCAGATGGCACGTTTTCTGGGCGGACGAGAGGGTGGTTCCCAAGGACCACGCGGATAGTAACTACAAACTTGCCATGGATGAGTTTCTCTCTAAG GTGCCGGTTCCTGCTAACCAAGTTTACGCCATGAATGATGCACTGTCGGTTGAGGGAGCTGCGGATGACTATGAAAATTGTTTAAAGCAGCTCATCAAGAATGGTGTGATTGCGGTGTCACCAGTAACTGGGTTCCCAAAGTTTGACCTTATGCTTTTGGGGATGGGCCCTGATGGCCATATCGCCTCCCTCTTCCCTGGACACCCTATTGTCAACGAAAACCAGAAGTTGGTCACCTATGTCAAGGATTCTCCAAAGCCACCACCAGAGAGAATAACATTCACATTCCCTGTGATCAATTCGTCCGCACATATCGCACTTATGGTCACTGGTGCTGGGAAAGCTGGTGCAGTTCACAAAGCGCTTTCAGCCAATGAAAGTTCATCAGATTTGCTGCCCGTTGAGATGGTTGAGCCGCAAGACGGAGAGATGACCTGGTTCACTGACAAGCCAGCTATGTCAATGTTGTCAAGGATCTGA